A window of the Polaribacter sp. HaHaR_3_91 genome harbors these coding sequences:
- the metK gene encoding methionine adenosyltransferase → MSYLFTSESVSEGHPDKIADQISDALIDNFLAFDKSSKVACETMVTTGQVFLAGEVKSKTYLDVQKIARDVINKIGYTKGAYMFDGNSCGVLSAIHEQSPDINQGVDRANPEEQGAGDQGMMFGYATDETENYMPLALELSHRLLIELAALRRENKDIPYLRPDAKSQVTIEYSDDNVPQRIDAIVISTQHDDFDKSDDVMLAKIKKDIVEILIPRVVAKLPAHLQKLFTDNITYHINPTGVFVIGGPHGDTGLTGRKIIVDTYGGKGAHGGGAFSGKDPSKVDRSGAYATRHIAKNLVAAGLCKEVLVQVSYAIGVAKPTSINVETYSTATVDLTDGEISKKVESLFDMRPYFIEKRLKLRSPIYSETAAYGHMGRTPEVKTVTFTNPMGETTSEEVETFTWEKLDYVDAIKEAFKL, encoded by the coding sequence ATGTCATATTTATTTACCTCAGAAAGTGTTTCTGAAGGACACCCAGACAAAATTGCCGATCAAATTTCAGACGCTTTAATCGATAACTTTTTAGCATTCGACAAATCTAGTAAAGTTGCTTGCGAGACCATGGTAACAACCGGTCAAGTATTTTTAGCAGGAGAAGTAAAATCTAAAACGTATTTAGATGTACAAAAAATTGCTAGAGATGTAATTAACAAAATTGGTTACACCAAAGGTGCCTATATGTTTGATGGAAACTCTTGTGGAGTTTTATCTGCAATCCACGAACAATCTCCAGATATTAACCAAGGTGTTGATAGAGCAAACCCAGAAGAACAAGGTGCAGGAGACCAAGGAATGATGTTTGGTTATGCTACAGATGAAACGGAAAACTATATGCCTTTAGCATTAGAATTATCTCATAGATTGTTAATTGAATTAGCTGCTTTAAGAAGAGAAAATAAAGATATTCCTTATTTACGTCCAGACGCTAAATCTCAAGTAACTATTGAATATTCTGATGATAATGTACCGCAAAGAATTGACGCTATTGTAATTTCTACACAACATGATGATTTTGACAAGTCTGATGATGTGATGTTAGCAAAAATTAAAAAAGACATTGTAGAAATTTTAATACCAAGAGTGGTTGCAAAATTACCTGCTCATCTTCAAAAATTATTTACAGATAACATTACCTACCATATTAACCCAACAGGTGTTTTTGTAATAGGTGGACCTCACGGTGATACTGGTTTAACTGGTAGAAAAATCATTGTTGATACCTACGGAGGAAAAGGAGCTCACGGTGGTGGTGCTTTCTCTGGAAAAGATCCTTCTAAAGTTGATAGATCTGGAGCATATGCAACAAGACATATTGCTAAAAACTTAGTTGCTGCTGGTCTTTGTAAAGAAGTTTTGGTACAAGTTTCTTATGCAATTGGTGTTGCAAAACCAACAAGTATAAATGTTGAAACGTATAGTACAGCTACTGTAGATTTAACTGATGGAGAAATCAGCAAAAAAGTAGAATCCCTTTTTGATATGCGTCCTTATTTTATAGAAAAACGTTTAAAATTAAGAAGCCCTATTTATTCTGAAACTGCTGCTTATGGTCACATGGGTAGAACTCCAGAAGTAAAAACAGTTACATTTACTAATCCTATGGGAGAGACTACCAGCGAAGAAGTAGAAACTTTTACTTGGGAAAAATTAGACTATGTAGATGCAATTAAAGAAGCTTTTAAGTTGTAA
- the gndA gene encoding NADP-dependent phosphogluconate dehydrogenase, which produces MSDLKTNITFIMGVSGCGKSTIGHLLSKELNVPFFDGDDFHPEKNILKMSNGEALNDDDRFGWLQTLNKLAIEQLKDKGCIIVCSALKEKYRTILNTNIKDSVKWVFLDGSFDQIKERMNQREGHFMSSDLLKSQFDILEAPKNAIKVDISLTPKNIVKVISNELLKKSEFGLFGLGVMGKSLARNLANKGFHISLFNRHVAGIEEDVAKNFKNEFKELSTSLPFDDIASFANSLEKPRKIMLMVNAGKIVDNVIEDLLPFLEDGDILIDGGNSNYNKTKERFDYLKGKNIHFVGAGVSGGEEGALKGPSIMPGGSKESYKGVQPFLEAIAAKDANNLPCCTYIGTEGSGHFVKMVHNGIEYVEMQLLAEVFVMLKALGHNPDEIAAILESWKETTNSYLLEITIDILRKKEDDDWLVNQIMDKAGNKGTGNWTTITTAQLGVPSSMIATALFARYTSFYKEERITASKNLESRNNTNFNVAIDDILKAYQFARIINHYQGFKLIQEASKSYQWDLNLSELSRVWTNGCIIRSDLMIELVTVFKSTDNILTDKTIIQKIKALKPSVKKVVSESILNELPIPNFSESINFLNSFAIANSSANLIQAQRDYFGAHTYQRINDDSNKFYHTEWNN; this is translated from the coding sequence ATGAGCGATTTAAAAACAAACATTACATTTATTATGGGAGTTTCTGGTTGTGGAAAAAGCACCATCGGTCACCTATTATCTAAAGAATTAAATGTTCCTTTTTTTGATGGAGATGACTTTCATCCTGAAAAAAACATTTTAAAAATGTCTAATGGAGAAGCCTTAAATGATGATGATAGATTCGGGTGGTTACAAACATTAAACAAATTAGCAATAGAACAACTAAAAGATAAGGGTTGTATTATCGTTTGTTCTGCATTAAAAGAAAAGTATCGTACTATTTTAAATACAAACATAAAAGATAGTGTAAAGTGGGTTTTTCTTGATGGTTCTTTTGATCAAATTAAAGAAAGAATGAATCAACGAGAAGGTCATTTTATGAGTTCTGATTTATTGAAATCTCAATTTGATATTTTAGAAGCACCAAAAAACGCCATTAAAGTAGATATAAGTTTAACGCCTAAAAATATTGTAAAAGTGATTAGTAATGAATTATTAAAAAAATCGGAATTTGGATTATTCGGATTAGGAGTTATGGGGAAAAGTCTTGCTCGAAATTTAGCTAATAAAGGGTTTCATATATCGTTATTCAACAGACATGTTGCAGGTATAGAAGAAGATGTTGCTAAAAATTTTAAAAACGAATTCAAAGAACTATCAACAAGTCTTCCATTTGATGATATAGCATCTTTTGCAAACTCTCTAGAGAAGCCAAGAAAAATCATGTTAATGGTGAATGCTGGTAAAATTGTAGACAATGTTATTGAAGATCTATTGCCTTTTTTAGAAGATGGAGATATTTTAATAGACGGAGGAAATTCAAACTATAATAAAACAAAAGAACGTTTTGATTATCTAAAAGGCAAAAACATTCATTTTGTTGGCGCTGGAGTTTCTGGTGGAGAAGAAGGTGCATTAAAAGGACCATCTATTATGCCCGGTGGGAGCAAAGAAAGTTATAAAGGTGTACAACCTTTTTTAGAAGCAATTGCAGCTAAAGATGCCAACAACTTACCTTGTTGTACATATATTGGAACAGAAGGAAGTGGTCATTTTGTAAAAATGGTGCATAATGGAATCGAATATGTAGAAATGCAATTGTTGGCAGAAGTGTTTGTAATGCTAAAAGCATTAGGTCATAATCCAGATGAAATAGCAGCCATTTTAGAATCTTGGAAAGAAACAACAAATAGCTACTTATTAGAAATTACCATTGATATTTTAAGAAAAAAAGAAGATGATGATTGGTTAGTAAACCAAATAATGGATAAGGCAGGTAATAAAGGAACAGGAAACTGGACTACCATAACTACCGCTCAATTAGGAGTACCAAGTTCTATGATTGCTACTGCCCTATTTGCTCGTTATACCTCATTTTATAAAGAGGAAAGAATTACTGCAAGTAAAAATTTAGAATCTCGAAACAACACTAATTTTAACGTTGCCATTGATGATATTTTAAAAGCATATCAATTTGCAAGAATCATAAATCATTATCAGGGTTTTAAATTGATACAAGAAGCATCTAAAAGCTATCAATGGGATTTAAACTTGAGTGAGTTGTCTAGAGTTTGGACAAACGGTTGTATTATTAGATCTGATTTAATGATAGAATTGGTTACAGTTTTTAAATCTACAGACAATATTTTAACTGATAAAACCATCATTCAAAAAATAAAAGCTTTAAAACCTAGTGTTAAAAAAGTGGTTTCTGAAAGTATTTTAAATGAATTACCGATTCCTAACTTTAGTGAATCTATCAATTTCTTAAACAGTTTTGCGATAGCAAATTCATCAGCAAATTTAATACAAGCACAACGAGATTATTTTGGTGCACATACCTACCAAAGAATTAATGACGATTCAAATAAATTCTATCATACTGAGTGGAATAATTAA
- a CDS encoding Nramp family divalent metal transporter, with protein sequence MTTPQNKKSFLQKIIAVILGFGPGIFAIGYTIGTGSVTSMIVAGSKFNMQLLWVLLISCLFSGVLMFTYGNYALITGETALYGFKKHFKYGKIFAILIIVGITFGQWNSLMGILGISANIIFEILAMNFEGLIAYKYETVLITAIVIIITFYLLMLVGRYTFFEKILVIFVSLMGLSFILSLCFVQPLSIDVVKGLIPTIPDVAGGKMLVAAFVGTTMASATFLSRPLFVKGKGWTIKNLDQQKKDSITAAILIFIISGVIMAVAAGALYYQGKEVTQVLDMANTLEPVAGSWAVSIFFFGALSAGLSSIFPCLLIAPLLIADYQSGELDTNSRQFRIITAIACLVALIGPAFGANPIEIQILSQVFNVFVLPIVILGIILIVNNKKIMQGYETSLFVNIGLFASLLFACIISYNGILALIEYF encoded by the coding sequence ATGACAACACCCCAAAATAAAAAGTCATTCCTACAAAAAATAATAGCAGTTATTTTAGGATTTGGCCCTGGGATTTTCGCCATTGGATATACCATTGGTACAGGTAGTGTAACTTCTATGATTGTTGCAGGTAGTAAATTTAACATGCAACTCTTATGGGTACTTTTAATAAGTTGCCTTTTCTCTGGAGTACTAATGTTTACTTATGGAAATTACGCTTTAATAACAGGAGAAACAGCTCTTTATGGCTTTAAAAAACATTTTAAATATGGTAAAATATTCGCCATTTTAATTATTGTTGGTATCACCTTTGGTCAATGGAACTCATTAATGGGAATCTTAGGTATTTCTGCCAATATTATTTTTGAAATATTAGCCATGAATTTTGAAGGTTTAATCGCCTATAAATATGAAACCGTTTTAATTACTGCAATTGTAATAATTATTACTTTTTACTTATTAATGCTGGTAGGTAGATACACCTTTTTCGAAAAAATACTTGTCATTTTTGTAAGCTTAATGGGGCTTTCATTTATACTTTCTTTATGTTTTGTACAACCTCTTTCTATAGATGTAGTTAAAGGTTTAATACCAACAATACCAGACGTAGCAGGTGGTAAAATGTTAGTTGCAGCCTTTGTTGGTACTACAATGGCATCAGCCACTTTTTTATCAAGACCCTTATTTGTAAAAGGAAAAGGATGGACTATAAAAAATTTAGATCAACAAAAAAAGGATTCTATAACTGCAGCAATTTTAATCTTTATTATTAGTGGTGTTATTATGGCAGTCGCTGCGGGTGCATTATATTACCAAGGTAAAGAAGTTACACAAGTTTTAGATATGGCAAATACTTTAGAGCCCGTTGCAGGAAGTTGGGCGGTTTCAATTTTCTTTTTTGGAGCATTAAGTGCTGGTTTATCTTCTATTTTTCCGTGCTTATTAATTGCTCCTTTATTAATTGCCGATTATCAATCTGGAGAACTAGATACCAATTCACGTCAATTTAGAATCATAACTGCAATTGCATGTTTAGTAGCTTTAATAGGTCCTGCTTTTGGAGCAAACCCAATAGAAATTCAAATTTTATCGCAAGTTTTTAATGTGTTTGTTTTACCAATTGTTATTCTAGGAATAATTTTAATCGTAAATAACAAAAAAATAATGCAGGGTTACGAAACAAGTCTATTTGTAAATATAGGATTGTTTGCTTCACTCCTTTTTGCATGCATCATTTCTTATAATGGAATATTAGCTCTTATAGAATATTTTTAA
- a CDS encoding FadR/GntR family transcriptional regulator, with protein sequence MKISLIDTNAKKTSENSVICMIRDLINSKNLERGDKLPSERIMSEKFDIKRNHIREAIRKLEFYGIIKSMSQSGTILNIGLTGFNGMVDEIISLNTPTFNELVETRISLELKTVSLAAQRRTETDLKRIKDTLNDFKAKITEGDDYLEEDLLFHLAIAKASKNNTMISLMLLITPPILATYDRKTVCEGDKLISEIKKHEDIYLAIESQDLELATDMMKQHFNKLSKHITSSDSKK encoded by the coding sequence ATGAAAATAAGTCTGATAGATACGAACGCAAAGAAAACCTCAGAAAACAGTGTGATTTGCATGATTAGAGATTTAATTAACTCTAAAAATTTAGAACGAGGAGACAAACTACCTTCCGAAAGAATTATGTCGGAAAAGTTTGATATCAAAAGAAATCACATTAGAGAGGCAATCAGAAAGTTAGAGTTTTATGGAATCATAAAATCAATGTCTCAAAGCGGTACTATTTTAAATATTGGATTAACAGGTTTTAACGGAATGGTAGATGAAATTATTTCTTTGAACACTCCAACTTTTAATGAACTCGTAGAAACCAGAATATCATTAGAGTTAAAGACTGTTAGTTTAGCTGCTCAGAGGAGAACAGAGACGGACTTAAAACGAATAAAGGACACCTTAAATGATTTTAAAGCTAAAATTACTGAGGGAGATGATTATTTAGAAGAGGATTTATTATTTCATTTAGCCATCGCAAAAGCAAGTAAAAACAATACAATGATTTCATTAATGCTTTTAATTACGCCTCCTATCCTTGCTACTTACGACAGAAAAACGGTGTGTGAAGGAGATAAATTGATTTCTGAAATAAAAAAACATGAAGATATTTATTTAGCCATAGAGTCTCAAGACCTTGAACTTGCAACGGACATGATGAAACAACATTTTAATAAATTATCTAAACATATTACAAGTAGTGATTCAAAAAAATAA
- a CDS encoding polysaccharide lyase family 7 protein, producing the protein MIKSVSTIFIFSILLILSSCNNKPKKTDKKEAEKEVAKTVYPSDVIPFFDHWKLILGDGSNAGIANNFEDKDFFYATNDKKEDWVVFKSPNGGNTHGTSNNTRTELAQVKKWYPKTANDKLTATLKVMNVSATGDARVAASHAVVVGQIHSADKHENEPLKIFYKKYPSHTKGSVFWHYEINTAGDDNSGRWDYSYAVWGDDFSVVGTDANTPPEEPKDGIALGEEFSYEIEVKDGIMNLKFTSEGHETKTFTKNLIESEYTTKADIPEQTKKLFGPLGQDGVERKEAYAGEGCFFKLGTYNQTNGKSPEKNKNWCSGAETHGGDLKKQYADGNYAEVWFKTASITISSNSVSNDGYFSKNDLLYQKETKH; encoded by the coding sequence ATGATTAAATCGGTATCAACCATCTTTATATTTAGCATTCTATTAATATTAAGTAGTTGTAACAACAAGCCAAAAAAGACTGATAAAAAAGAAGCTGAAAAAGAAGTTGCAAAAACAGTTTACCCTAGTGACGTTATTCCATTTTTCGATCATTGGAAATTAATATTAGGAGACGGTTCTAATGCTGGAATTGCAAATAATTTTGAAGACAAAGATTTCTTTTACGCTACAAACGATAAAAAAGAAGATTGGGTTGTTTTTAAATCACCTAACGGAGGAAACACACACGGAACGTCAAACAACACAAGAACAGAATTAGCACAAGTAAAAAAGTGGTATCCAAAAACAGCGAATGACAAATTAACCGCTACACTTAAGGTAATGAATGTATCTGCAACTGGAGACGCTCGTGTAGCAGCTTCACACGCCGTTGTTGTTGGTCAAATTCATAGTGCAGACAAACATGAAAACGAACCTCTTAAAATATTTTATAAAAAATACCCTAGTCACACAAAAGGATCTGTGTTTTGGCATTATGAAATAAATACGGCAGGAGACGATAATTCTGGAAGATGGGATTATTCTTATGCTGTTTGGGGTGATGACTTTTCAGTTGTTGGTACAGATGCAAATACACCGCCAGAAGAACCAAAAGACGGAATTGCATTGGGAGAAGAATTTAGTTATGAAATTGAAGTGAAGGATGGAATCATGAACTTAAAATTTACAAGTGAAGGACACGAAACTAAAACATTTACAAAAAACTTAATTGAATCTGAATACACAACAAAAGCAGATATACCAGAACAAACTAAAAAATTATTTGGGCCACTTGGTCAAGATGGTGTAGAACGTAAAGAAGCTTACGCAGGTGAAGGTTGTTTTTTTAAACTTGGTACTTACAATCAAACAAATGGAAAATCTCCAGAAAAAAATAAAAACTGGTGTTCTGGTGCAGAAACACATGGAGGAGATCTTAAAAAACAATATGCAGATGGCAACTATGCAGAAGTTTGGTTTAAAACAGCTAGCATCACTATAAGCAGTAATTCTGTTTCTAACGATGGTTATTTCTCTAAAAATGATTTACTGTACCAAAAAGAAACAAAACACTAA
- a CDS encoding SDR family NAD(P)-dependent oxidoreductase: MKNDNKLVGKNILVTAGAQGIGESITKHFIDNGAHVAIHYFSSADTANQLVEYATSKGQKAIAIAGDLTKEADANKVVEKTIEALGGLDILINNAGSLVARKLIGEMEAEFWHKVMDINMTSMMFVTKAAVPHLAKNNHSSIVNLASLAGRKGGHPGSLVYATSKGAILTFTRALSTELGPQGTRVNAVAPGLILGTSFHNTHTTKESAAETTAGIPIQRAGNAADVARAVLFLASEYDGFITGATLDINGGVYNM, encoded by the coding sequence ATGAAGAACGATAACAAATTAGTTGGAAAAAACATATTAGTAACAGCTGGTGCTCAAGGAATTGGAGAATCCATCACTAAACATTTTATTGATAATGGTGCACACGTAGCAATCCATTATTTTTCTAGTGCAGATACTGCAAACCAATTAGTAGAATACGCAACTAGTAAAGGACAGAAAGCAATTGCTATTGCAGGAGATTTAACCAAAGAAGCAGATGCTAATAAAGTAGTAGAAAAAACAATAGAAGCATTAGGTGGTTTAGATATTCTAATTAATAATGCAGGATCTCTTGTTGCAAGAAAACTAATAGGAGAAATGGAAGCTGAATTCTGGCATAAAGTAATGGACATTAACATGACCTCTATGATGTTTGTAACAAAAGCTGCAGTACCTCATTTAGCAAAAAACAACCATAGTAGTATTGTTAATTTGGCGTCTCTTGCAGGACGTAAAGGTGGCCACCCAGGATCTTTAGTTTACGCTACCAGTAAAGGTGCTATTCTAACATTTACAAGAGCACTTTCTACCGAATTAGGTCCTCAAGGAACAAGGGTAAATGCCGTTGCTCCAGGACTTATTTTGGGTACTTCTTTCCATAACACACACACAACAAAAGAATCTGCAGCAGAAACTACAGCAGGAATTCCAATTCAAAGAGCTGGTAATGCTGCGGATGTAGCTCGTGCTGTTTTATTTTTAGCATCAGAATATGATGGATTTATTACAGGTGCAACCTTAGATATTAATGGTGGTGTTTACAATATGTAA
- a CDS encoding RbsD/FucU domain-containing protein, producing MLKTAVIHPTIMEVLARSGHFAQVVIADGNLPVGAMTGPNSTTVHLNFRPGLLDALTVLEGILEVCPIQGAIVMEKPAEANAEIHHEYKNLLGDVTWDEMERYAFYDKIRDQNTTLIIQTGEQRRFANLILTVGVVKMAEESNF from the coding sequence ATGTTAAAAACGGCAGTAATACACCCTACAATAATGGAAGTGCTTGCAAGATCAGGTCACTTTGCACAAGTTGTTATCGCAGATGGTAATTTACCAGTTGGAGCAATGACAGGACCAAACTCAACTACAGTTCACCTTAATTTTCGTCCAGGGCTTTTAGATGCACTTACCGTTCTAGAAGGCATCCTAGAAGTTTGTCCTATTCAAGGTGCAATCGTTATGGAAAAGCCAGCAGAAGCAAATGCAGAAATTCACCATGAATATAAAAATTTATTGGGTGATGTAACTTGGGATGAAATGGAACGTTATGCTTTTTATGATAAAATTAGAGACCAAAATACAACCTTAATTATCCAAACAGGAGAACAACGTCGTTTTGCAAATTTGATTTTAACTGTTGGTGTTGTTAAAATGGCAGAAGAAAGCAACTTTTAA
- a CDS encoding polysaccharide lyase family 7 protein translates to MKITITKSSLQSFLMISLGLLLIGCSTPKKKKEPSKELIAVTYPSDVLPFLNEWSILCGDGTKYKELVDVEHKDFFYVENEKGTDWVVYKTPNAGITSRTSSNTRTELGQKKHWIPETGGKLTGTLKVQHVSTSGDARVAASYSVVVGQIHSDEGHENEPIKIFYKKFPGHTKGSVFWNYEINTKGDNSGRWDYSSAVWGNDMSVVGPDATTYPEEPKDGIELGEEFSYEINVYKGIMYLTFTSEGHETIKFTKNLLKSEFSTKADIPQQILSLYAAIGRDGVERENAYAGEINYFKQGAYNQTNGKNPEDNIVWSTGSETYNGDIAKQYANGCYAEVWFREGTVGEGTLPDEE, encoded by the coding sequence ATGAAAATAACAATCACTAAATCATCTTTACAGTCTTTTTTAATGATAAGCTTAGGTTTATTATTAATTGGTTGTTCTACTCCAAAGAAAAAAAAAGAGCCGTCTAAAGAATTAATAGCAGTCACTTACCCTAGTGATGTATTACCCTTTTTAAATGAATGGAGTATTCTTTGTGGAGATGGTACAAAATATAAAGAATTAGTAGACGTAGAACATAAAGACTTTTTTTATGTAGAAAATGAAAAAGGAACTGATTGGGTAGTGTATAAAACGCCTAACGCTGGTATTACTTCTAGAACATCTAGTAATACAAGAACAGAATTAGGTCAGAAAAAACATTGGATACCAGAAACAGGTGGTAAATTAACGGGTACCTTAAAAGTACAACATGTTTCTACTTCTGGTGACGCTAGAGTAGCCGCTTCTTATTCTGTTGTAGTAGGACAAATTCATAGTGATGAAGGTCATGAAAATGAACCAATCAAAATATTTTATAAAAAATTTCCTGGTCATACAAAAGGATCTGTTTTCTGGAATTATGAAATTAATACAAAAGGAGATAATTCTGGAAGATGGGATTATTCATCAGCCGTTTGGGGAAATGACATGTCTGTTGTTGGACCTGATGCTACCACATATCCAGAAGAACCTAAAGATGGAATTGAATTAGGTGAGGAATTTAGTTATGAAATTAATGTATATAAAGGTATCATGTATTTAACTTTTACAAGCGAAGGACATGAAACAATTAAGTTTACTAAAAATTTATTAAAATCCGAATTTTCAACAAAAGCAGATATTCCTCAACAAATACTATCACTTTACGCAGCAATTGGTCGCGATGGTGTAGAACGTGAAAATGCGTATGCTGGAGAAATAAATTATTTTAAACAAGGTGCATACAATCAAACAAACGGTAAAAACCCTGAAGATAATATTGTTTGGAGCACTGGATCTGAAACTTACAATGGAGATATCGCTAAACAATATGCCAACGGATGCTATGCAGAAGTTTGGTTTAGAGAAGGAACTGTAGGAGAAGGTACTTTACCTGATGAGGAATAA